A stretch of Heterodontus francisci isolate sHetFra1 chromosome 1, sHetFra1.hap1, whole genome shotgun sequence DNA encodes these proteins:
- the LOC137347468 gene encoding uncharacterized protein — SSSSSSSSSSSSSSSSSSSSSSSSSSSASSSSSSSSKSSSSSSSSSSSPSSSSSSSSSSSSSSSSSSSSSSSSSSSSSSSSSSSSSSSSSSSSSSSSSSSSSSSSSSSASSSSSSSSSSSKSSSSSSSSSSSPSSSSSSSSSSSSSSSSSSSSSSSSSSSSSSSSSSSSSSSSSSSSSSSSSSSSSSSSSSSSSSSSSSSSSSSSSSSSSSSSSSSSSYSSSSSSSSSSSSSPSSSSSSSSSSSSSSSSSSSSSSSSSSSSSSSSSSSSPSSSSSSSSSSSSSSSSSSSSSSSSSSSSSSSSSSSSSSSSSSSSSSSSSSSSSSSSSSSSASSSSS, encoded by the exons tcatcttcatcttcatcttcatcttcatcttcatcttcatcatcatcatcatcttcatcttcatcttcatcttcatcttctgcatcttcatcttcttcatcttcatctaaatcttcatcatcttcatcttcatcatcttcatctccatcttcatcttcttcatcttcttcttcatcttcttcttcttcatcttcatcttcatcatcttcatcttcatcttcttcttcatcttcatcttcatcttcatcttcatcttcatcttcatcttcatcttcatcttcatcttcatcttcatcttcttcatcatcatcatcttcatcttctgcatcttcatcttcttcatcttcatcatcttcatctaaatcttcatcatcttcatcttcatcatcttcatctccatcttcatcttcttcatcttcttcttcatcttcttcttcttcatcttcatcttcatcatcttcatcttcatcttcatcttcttcttcatcttcatcttcatcttcttcttcgtcttcatcttcttcttcatcttcttcatcttcttcatcttcatcgtcttcttcatcttcatcttcatcttcttcatcttcatcttcttcatcgtcttcatcttcatcttcttcatcatcatcttcttcatcttcatcttcttcata ttcatcttcttcatcatcttcatcttcttcatcttcatctccttcatcttcatcttcatcatcttcatcatcttcatcttcttcttcttcatcatcttcatcttcttcatcatcttcatcatcttcatcttcatcttcttcatcttcatcaccttcatcttcttcatcttcatcttcttcatcatcatcttcatcatcatcttcttcttcatcatcatcatcttcttcatcttcatcatcttcatcttcttcatcttcatcatcatcttcatcttcttcatcttcatcttcatcttcttcatcatcttcatcttcatcatcttcatcttcatctgcatcttcatcttcatct